From the Leptospira biflexa serovar Patoc strain 'Patoc 1 (Paris)' genome, one window contains:
- a CDS encoding S1C family serine protease has translation MNKIIIVCFTILIWSHSAFSQTESEPAVDSIFRSVVLIRNEGFNTENKTQPWMKKNLYTGFGSGLVLPNQTILTNAHVVRDAKRILVRSSFTKKEYLADVKFIGYDCDLALLQVNDPDFAEQTTSLTLLEGIPNLGSDVLLLGFPNGNDSLSVEKGSILRFEKNRYTYSGLDYRNVLKISANIQPGNSGGPAVQNGKVVGLVFQISTLEQGIAYLISNDIIRHFLEDINDGKYDGFPNIGFTFQNGNPKSLKQAMKVPASETGIFVNRIYPSSTFSKVLKEKDFVTAFDGIPISNDGELKLSNKKEFIIDWIEDKQLNSKVTISFYRAGKQNQAEVNLQKNYALELYRDATEDYFLQAGFVFQPITRSFFHSEDGDLDSSLQYHYSYFIQDLLYRYTTRDIVLSYAFSDPETSKYKKYKYKVVESINGKVPKDLNEFKSIWKENKRGMIVLKFRGMDLPIVLRPESIYQMNQRVKKRYGANYEEL, from the coding sequence ATGAATAAGATTATAATCGTTTGTTTTACCATCCTAATTTGGAGTCATTCCGCTTTTTCACAAACGGAATCAGAGCCAGCTGTGGATTCTATTTTTCGCTCAGTGGTTCTCATCCGGAATGAAGGTTTTAACACAGAAAATAAAACCCAACCTTGGATGAAAAAAAATCTCTACACTGGATTTGGATCAGGACTCGTTTTGCCAAACCAAACGATTTTGACCAATGCACATGTCGTTCGAGATGCAAAACGGATTTTGGTAAGAAGTAGTTTTACAAAAAAGGAATACTTAGCTGATGTTAAATTCATAGGATATGATTGTGATTTAGCATTATTACAAGTGAATGATCCTGATTTTGCAGAACAAACTACTTCATTAACCTTATTAGAAGGAATTCCAAACTTAGGTTCTGATGTACTATTACTTGGTTTTCCGAACGGAAATGATAGTTTATCAGTAGAAAAAGGATCCATCCTTCGCTTCGAAAAAAATCGATACACCTATTCCGGGTTAGATTATCGTAATGTATTAAAAATATCTGCCAACATCCAACCTGGGAATTCAGGTGGGCCAGCTGTTCAAAATGGAAAAGTGGTAGGTCTTGTGTTTCAAATCAGCACTTTGGAACAGGGAATTGCTTATCTCATTTCGAATGATATCATTCGTCATTTTTTGGAAGATATAAATGATGGAAAGTATGATGGCTTCCCAAACATAGGATTCACCTTTCAGAACGGAAATCCAAAAAGTTTAAAACAAGCAATGAAAGTTCCGGCTTCGGAAACTGGAATTTTTGTGAATCGTATTTATCCTTCTTCCACATTCTCGAAAGTGCTGAAGGAAAAAGATTTTGTAACAGCATTTGACGGAATCCCTATCTCCAACGATGGGGAGTTAAAATTGTCCAATAAAAAAGAATTCATTATCGATTGGATTGAAGACAAACAATTGAATTCAAAAGTAACGATTAGTTTTTATCGAGCCGGTAAACAAAACCAGGCCGAAGTAAACTTACAAAAAAATTACGCTCTAGAATTATATCGCGATGCAACCGAAGACTATTTTTTACAAGCAGGGTTTGTGTTCCAACCAATCACCAGATCTTTTTTCCATTCAGAGGATGGTGATTTAGATAGTTCGTTACAATACCACTATAGTTATTTCATTCAAGATCTACTTTATCGGTATACCACTAGAGACATTGTTCTTAGTTATGCATTTAGCGATCCTGAAACTTCCAAATATAAAAAATACAAATACAAAGTAGTAGAATCTATCAATGGGAAAGTGCCAAAAGATTTGAATGAATTTAAGTCGATTTGGAAAGAGAATAAACGTGGAATGATCGTCCTAAAATTTCGTGGAATGGACTTACCGATTGTACTGCGCCCCGAATCCATTTACCAAATGAACCAAAGAGTCAAAAAAAGATATGGTGCTAATTATGAAGAACTATAA
- a CDS encoding LIC11113 family protein, producing MNWHVSINLGVILYIFSLAHLFADKIPLDQSLLSLKEEIGKWKEGKLPSELQRKIRKKSLYPLEDGNCRLELASKLSSVTYYRLSCQESEEPSFIEFLSQKKNKIGQGEFRLKAVQRIGKKQFLEIETGLHFSNTHTGYEPKNNLDDTELDYPQKKQKRSGDEKYVRPTSYKPIQNPNLFYFQSIAQNPKRRKEVPSDLEVFFDTSCPLEYLEKDQSFYWDQTVSYVFRITCVKDSVYRLIRVPASASGELMVSNTIWRDPKVGERVLGKALLKKISETQIIWEKVILYYE from the coding sequence ATGAATTGGCATGTTTCAATAAACTTAGGTGTGATTTTATATATATTTTCGTTGGCCCATCTATTTGCTGACAAAATTCCATTGGATCAGTCATTACTTTCCTTAAAAGAAGAGATCGGCAAATGGAAAGAAGGGAAATTGCCGTCAGAACTCCAACGAAAAATTCGAAAAAAATCTCTTTATCCATTGGAAGATGGCAATTGCAGACTAGAACTTGCCTCAAAACTTTCTTCGGTTACCTATTACCGTCTCAGTTGCCAAGAAAGTGAGGAACCAAGTTTCATTGAATTTTTATCACAGAAAAAAAATAAAATCGGACAAGGTGAATTTCGCTTAAAGGCTGTTCAACGGATTGGGAAAAAACAATTTTTAGAAATAGAAACAGGACTTCATTTTTCAAATACACACACGGGATACGAACCCAAAAATAATTTGGATGATACGGAATTAGATTACCCTCAAAAAAAACAAAAACGATCGGGTGATGAGAAATATGTTCGACCAACGAGTTACAAACCCATTCAGAATCCCAATTTATTTTATTTCCAGTCGATTGCACAGAATCCAAAACGAAGGAAAGAAGTCCCTTCCGATTTAGAAGTTTTTTTTGATACCTCTTGTCCATTGGAGTATTTGGAAAAAGACCAAAGTTTTTATTGGGACCAAACGGTTTCTTATGTTTTTCGCATAACTTGTGTAAAAGATTCTGTATATCGTTTGATACGAGTTCCAGCTTCGGCTAGTGGTGAATTGATGGTTTCCAATACCATTTGGAGAGACCCCAAAGTTGGGGAACGAGTTTTAGGAAAAGCTCTCCTTAAAAAAATTTCAGAAACTCAAATCATTTGGGAGAAAGTCATTTTGTATTATGAATAA
- a CDS encoding sulfurtransferase: MNWNFLKTEIEPGDFLIDCRSQSAYEEETLEGAYYYPFIKKAFGSDAESQKKLYGPMAAVVQEFQKSKKARIIVFDEGMGMFSTRMVYLLRGMGIKEAYVLGQKWPATGKKAKGELKIEPPIADKAKPIEGVVDKAFMERNLTKLQIFDARTMDEYEGRLPRLTAPEEGTLCGRLPGAFLWDWRNLYDGEANLIERSLFKKRLNGFPFMPERPTVIYDYNGARSCLLALMLREAGYIDVTTYQGSWFEWRKSNLPKQAVAVFGAKQGAAAAAPRVGGVDRKKV; this comes from the coding sequence TTGAACTGGAACTTTCTTAAAACCGAAATAGAACCTGGTGACTTCCTCATCGATTGTCGTTCCCAATCAGCATATGAAGAAGAAACGTTAGAAGGTGCTTACTACTATCCATTTATCAAAAAAGCATTCGGCTCGGACGCAGAATCCCAAAAGAAATTATATGGCCCGATGGCCGCCGTGGTCCAAGAGTTTCAAAAATCAAAAAAGGCTCGGATCATCGTTTTTGACGAAGGAATGGGGATGTTTTCCACTCGGATGGTCTACTTACTCCGAGGAATGGGAATCAAAGAGGCTTATGTTCTCGGGCAAAAATGGCCTGCAACGGGCAAAAAAGCAAAAGGGGAGTTAAAGATCGAACCTCCTATTGCAGACAAGGCGAAACCCATTGAAGGTGTTGTCGACAAAGCCTTTATGGAACGTAATCTTACCAAACTCCAAATCTTCGATGCAAGGACAATGGACGAATATGAAGGTCGTTTGCCACGACTCACAGCCCCAGAAGAAGGGACACTCTGTGGTCGATTGCCTGGTGCTTTCCTTTGGGATTGGAGGAATTTATACGACGGTGAAGCCAATCTCATTGAACGTTCCTTGTTCAAAAAACGCCTGAATGGTTTTCCCTTCATGCCAGAAAGACCCACTGTCATTTATGATTATAATGGTGCCAGATCTTGTTTACTTGCACTGATGTTACGAGAAGCAGGATACATAGATGTGACAACCTACCAAGGTTCCTGGTTTGAATGGAGAAAGTCTAACCTTCCCAAACAAGCTGTTGCAGTATTCGGTGCCAAACAAGGGGCAGCTGCCGCAGCTCCAAGAGTCGGCGGGGTCGATCGCAAGAAAGTCTAA
- a CDS encoding alpha-glucosidase has protein sequence MVFRFLSLCSLFFFLECASHVLTPIPITEETYQVSKQIQWIQTPNKLILKNTSFDRNFIELSLNEPFLTVSEVNTISKYRMASFKFEESTKRTCSEQTVDSIKKETGKITIQGKLSGKNCVTNYQVLFLTKSDTELEFKITVSDETLNRIHLVYASHPEEKIFGLGEQFTYDEFKGKKPFFFTEEQGIGRGDQPITAGANLLAGAGGNAYTTYAPIPHYISSENRSVFFENSGYAKFDFSDARKTKVEFWDFQSEKSVTGTIWLASSAKSLIETYTKKTGRFPKLPDWAYGTWLGIQGGTEKVTTIVKQAKAAGNPVTALWIQDWCGRRVTNFGDQLKWRWYADETLYPDFKKFVKSMNDENVQVLGYINSFLADTDPKKPGDDFTNPLLTEAKSKGYLVKNEKGEDYLIQTVGFPAYLIDLTNPAAVKWTKDLIKKNLIGMGLSGWMADFGEWLPYDAKLHSGVDAKIYHNRYPVDWARINREAIKESGMEGKIVFFTRAGYSYSNAHSTLFWEGDQMVSFGTNDGLPSSIVGLTTSGISGYALNHSDIGGYTTISNPLKNYHRTKEVLLRWAEVSAFTPVFRTHEGNRPLKNWQVYTYTKPDGTKSLGDEDTVQLFAKIARIHFALKPYIQSLVEEASKTGLPVVRHNAIVEPEDKILLQYKYQFFLGDDLLVAPVVESNEIVQEVYLPRGKWSHIWTGTNFEGNRKIQVSAPIGKPPAFIRVGGKSEMLIRSSLESIRNKQ, from the coding sequence ATGGTTTTTCGTTTTTTATCCCTTTGTTCACTATTTTTTTTCTTAGAATGTGCTTCGCATGTTCTCACTCCGATTCCCATCACGGAAGAAACCTACCAAGTCTCCAAACAAATCCAATGGATCCAAACACCAAACAAACTCATTCTCAAAAACACATCCTTTGACCGAAACTTCATTGAACTTTCATTAAACGAACCATTCCTCACAGTCTCAGAAGTAAATACAATTTCCAAATACAGAATGGCTTCCTTTAAGTTCGAAGAATCGACCAAACGGACTTGTTCCGAACAAACAGTAGATTCCATCAAAAAAGAAACGGGCAAAATCACAATCCAAGGGAAACTTTCCGGAAAAAATTGTGTGACCAATTACCAAGTATTGTTTCTCACAAAATCAGATACGGAACTTGAATTTAAAATTACTGTCTCAGATGAAACACTGAATCGCATCCATCTCGTTTATGCATCTCATCCGGAAGAAAAAATTTTTGGCCTCGGGGAACAATTCACTTACGATGAATTCAAAGGGAAAAAACCATTTTTTTTCACAGAAGAACAAGGGATCGGTCGGGGTGACCAACCCATCACAGCAGGCGCCAATTTACTTGCAGGCGCTGGTGGAAACGCGTATACAACGTATGCTCCTATCCCCCACTACATCAGTTCTGAAAATCGATCCGTATTTTTTGAAAACAGTGGTTATGCGAAGTTTGATTTCAGTGATGCACGAAAAACAAAAGTAGAATTTTGGGATTTCCAATCAGAAAAATCGGTCACAGGTACCATTTGGTTAGCAAGTTCAGCCAAATCTCTGATTGAAACTTATACAAAAAAAACAGGTCGTTTTCCAAAATTACCTGACTGGGCTTATGGAACTTGGCTAGGAATCCAAGGGGGAACTGAAAAAGTAACAACCATCGTCAAACAAGCGAAAGCTGCCGGTAACCCAGTCACCGCTCTTTGGATCCAAGATTGGTGTGGTAGACGTGTCACAAATTTCGGGGACCAACTCAAATGGCGTTGGTATGCAGACGAAACCCTTTACCCGGATTTTAAAAAATTCGTGAAATCAATGAATGATGAGAATGTACAGGTGTTAGGTTATATCAATTCCTTTTTAGCCGATACCGATCCTAAAAAACCAGGTGATGATTTTACAAACCCACTCCTCACAGAAGCAAAATCCAAAGGATACCTTGTCAAAAATGAAAAGGGAGAAGATTATCTCATCCAAACTGTCGGTTTTCCTGCTTACCTCATCGACCTCACAAACCCTGCCGCAGTCAAATGGACAAAGGATCTCATCAAAAAGAATTTAATCGGAATGGGTTTATCCGGTTGGATGGCTGACTTTGGAGAATGGTTGCCCTATGATGCCAAACTCCATTCCGGAGTGGATGCAAAGATTTACCACAATCGTTACCCAGTCGACTGGGCACGGATCAACCGGGAAGCCATCAAAGAGTCAGGAATGGAAGGAAAAATTGTTTTTTTCACAAGAGCGGGATACAGTTATTCCAATGCTCATTCCACATTGTTTTGGGAAGGAGACCAAATGGTCAGTTTTGGAACGAATGATGGACTACCTTCCTCTATCGTTGGACTCACAACATCGGGTATCAGTGGTTATGCGTTAAATCATAGCGACATTGGTGGATACACTACCATTTCCAATCCCTTAAAAAACTACCATAGAACAAAGGAAGTATTACTCCGTTGGGCAGAAGTCTCTGCCTTCACACCAGTGTTTCGAACACACGAGGGAAATCGTCCTCTTAAAAACTGGCAAGTGTATACCTACACAAAACCTGATGGTACAAAATCTCTTGGTGACGAAGATACCGTGCAACTCTTTGCCAAAATCGCAAGGATCCATTTTGCCTTAAAACCATATATCCAAAGTTTGGTGGAGGAAGCTTCTAAAACAGGACTCCCCGTTGTAAGGCACAATGCCATAGTGGAACCAGAAGACAAAATTTTACTCCAATACAAATACCAATTCTTTCTCGGAGATGACCTACTCGTCGCACCCGTTGTAGAATCCAACGAAATTGTTCAGGAAGTGTATCTCCCACGTGGGAAGTGGTCTCATATTTGGACAGGAACCAATTTCGAAGGGAATCGGAAAATCCAAGTTTCCGCTCCCATAGGCAAACCACCAGCCTTCATCCGAGTGGGTGGAAAGTCTGAAATGTTGATTCGGTCATCTCTCGAAAGCATTCGGAACAAACAGTAA
- a CDS encoding metallophosphoesterase, which translates to MKFALIGDIHGYWNKEDIEYFNESDYDFLFFTGDLRGNPKLGKVSFQGLTKRAYMIPGNWDGTSLSSVIGEVLQSKVLIHTGHWGQDRRLRKLSNRVKPITILGYSSVILSQEMDVSLIVGRPHAMGGGLSFSPHMKKTFLVTNMETSIEKYKRLIDGTKEKNLIFLSHNGPFGLGSAKNSLYGAEFKKEGGDWGDIDLTEAIQYAKSIGKKVPLVLSGHMHHSISKKKERETHEYTGGTFYVNGAKVPRIREGKHFHTKIEWAGGSATVIPMWV; encoded by the coding sequence ATGAAATTTGCATTGATAGGTGATATCCATGGGTATTGGAACAAAGAGGACATCGAATATTTTAACGAGTCCGATTACGATTTTTTATTCTTCACTGGGGACTTACGCGGCAACCCAAAACTTGGAAAGGTATCTTTCCAGGGACTCACCAAACGAGCGTATATGATCCCTGGCAATTGGGATGGGACAAGTCTTTCTTCTGTCATAGGCGAGGTTTTGCAGTCAAAGGTTCTCATCCATACTGGTCATTGGGGACAGGACAGAAGATTACGAAAACTTTCCAACAGAGTGAAACCCATCACAATCCTCGGTTACAGTTCCGTTATTTTGTCTCAAGAAATGGATGTATCCCTTATCGTTGGTCGACCTCATGCCATGGGTGGAGGGCTCAGCTTTTCACCTCACATGAAAAAGACCTTCCTTGTCACGAACATGGAAACCTCTATTGAAAAGTACAAACGACTGATCGATGGAACCAAAGAAAAAAACCTCATCTTTCTTTCGCATAACGGGCCTTTTGGGCTAGGTAGCGCAAAAAATTCCCTATATGGTGCGGAATTTAAAAAAGAAGGTGGGGATTGGGGGGACATTGATTTAACAGAAGCCATTCAATATGCCAAGTCCATTGGAAAAAAAGTGCCACTTGTTTTATCAGGCCATATGCACCATTCGATCAGCAAAAAGAAAGAACGTGAAACCCACGAATACACTGGGGGAACGTTTTATGTGAATGGGGCCAAAGTTCCAAGGATTAGAGAAGGAAAACACTTCCACACAAAGATAGAATGGGCAGGAGGGTCTGCGACCGTCATCCCCATGTGGGTTTAA
- a CDS encoding OsmC family protein, protein MTAVFEDKVIVTTEKSKYETKIRKGKHQWIADEPADKEGTDLGPMPTELLASSLGACTSITIRMYADRKGYALDSVTVQVTIDKRSPEDHKFIREVELKGNLKPEERERLHSVANACPVHKILSGKIEIETVLIN, encoded by the coding sequence ATGACAGCAGTATTTGAAGACAAAGTCATCGTCACCACAGAGAAATCGAAATACGAAACCAAAATCAGAAAAGGCAAACACCAATGGATTGCCGATGAACCAGCCGATAAAGAAGGAACCGATTTGGGTCCTATGCCAACAGAATTACTTGCGTCTTCCTTAGGTGCTTGTACTTCGATTACCATTCGGATGTATGCAGACAGAAAAGGGTATGCCTTGGATTCGGTTACTGTTCAAGTAACAATCGATAAACGATCACCAGAAGATCATAAATTTATACGGGAAGTGGAGCTAAAAGGGAATTTAAAACCAGAAGAAAGGGAAAGATTACATTCAGTTGCCAATGCTTGCCCCGTTCATAAAATCCTTTCTGGTAAGATAGAAATTGAAACTGTGTTAATCAATTAA
- a CDS encoding lysophospholipid acyltransferase family protein translates to MKRKILVWLLPLIVVWFQRLIGLTSRFHILKNEQYEELFKNKKPYIYSIWHTNVLYSPYLHRNKNVAVLISESKDGDYINEVVHRFGNTSVRGSSSKGGSKALKSVIQHLKKGLPAAFTPDGPRGPAFIVQPGIIAAAQVTQVPIVPFHYECSKQWILERAWDKHRVPKPFTTFVVSYGEPILVPRELNEVEFEKMRLKVEEAMLQNRDRAIQVAEKIRNGEFK, encoded by the coding sequence TTGAAACGAAAAATACTTGTATGGCTATTACCTTTAATCGTTGTTTGGTTCCAGCGATTGATTGGACTCACATCACGTTTCCACATCCTCAAAAACGAACAATACGAAGAATTATTTAAAAATAAAAAACCATATATTTATTCGATCTGGCATACGAATGTTTTGTATTCTCCCTACTTACATCGAAACAAAAATGTCGCGGTTTTAATTTCTGAATCAAAGGACGGAGATTATATCAACGAAGTTGTCCATCGATTTGGAAATACAAGTGTTCGTGGCAGTAGCTCTAAAGGTGGGTCCAAAGCCCTAAAGTCAGTCATCCAACATTTGAAAAAAGGACTGCCCGCTGCTTTCACACCTGATGGTCCAAGAGGACCTGCTTTCATAGTCCAACCAGGGATCATCGCTGCAGCCCAAGTCACACAAGTTCCCATCGTTCCGTTTCATTATGAATGTAGTAAACAATGGATTTTAGAAAGAGCATGGGACAAACATAGAGTTCCCAAACCTTTTACCACGTTTGTAGTCTCTTACGGAGAACCTATCTTGGTTCCAAGGGAATTAAACGAAGTAGAATTCGAAAAAATGAGATTGAAAGTCGAAGAAGCCATGTTACAAAATCGAGACCGGGCCATACAAGTAGCAGAAAAAATCCGAAATGGAGAATTCAAATGA
- the csrA gene encoding carbon storage regulator CsrA: MLVLARRSNQSIMIGDDIEIVIVDIKGDQVKIGVKAPKNVSVHRAEVYKEIQEENKKAAGTNIKPEDLGKLGDLFKKKT; encoded by the coding sequence GTGTTAGTTTTAGCGAGGAGAAGTAACCAATCCATTATGATTGGCGATGATATTGAAATTGTCATCGTTGATATCAAAGGGGATCAAGTAAAGATTGGTGTCAAAGCTCCTAAAAATGTTTCTGTCCATCGTGCAGAAGTATACAAAGAAATCCAAGAAGAGAACAAAAAAGCAGCTGGTACGAATATTAAACCGGAAGATTTAGGCAAGTTAGGAGACCTGTTTAAGAAAAAAACTTAA
- the fliW gene encoding flagellar assembly protein FliW yields the protein MSVTIHTKPFGTIQVDSKQILKFPQGLLGFEEFDEYALIEESAESPFKWLQSTKESGLAFIVIQPELFMNQYKPAISDEELHDIGLTSWKDGIIFLIVTIPHDNPKGMTANLQGPIILNGKEGKGKQCISRDENHSIRKNIIESMEEMSSEKV from the coding sequence ATGTCGGTAACGATTCATACAAAACCTTTCGGAACCATCCAAGTGGATTCAAAACAAATTCTAAAATTCCCGCAAGGGTTACTAGGATTTGAAGAATTTGATGAATATGCACTGATTGAAGAAAGTGCAGAAAGTCCATTTAAGTGGTTACAATCAACTAAAGAATCGGGTCTTGCCTTCATTGTGATCCAACCCGAACTATTTATGAATCAGTATAAACCAGCAATCAGTGATGAAGAATTACATGATATTGGTTTAACAAGTTGGAAAGACGGAATTATTTTTTTGATCGTTACAATTCCTCATGACAATCCCAAAGGAATGACCGCCAATTTACAAGGGCCCATCATTCTCAATGGAAAAGAGGGAAAAGGCAAACAATGTATTTCCCGAGATGAAAACCACTCAATTCGAAAAAACATCATTGAGTCAATGGAAGAAATGTCTTCCGAAAAGGTATAG
- a CDS encoding flagellar hook-associated protein 3, translating into MRITNMMQNNSLVRNLNRHQVAMDETQTQLGTGLKIRKPSDDPGAATNQMYFRSRLNELSQYEENIGDGYQRLQQVDGVLDKMGEIFQRVRVLTVQAGNGIYQGDKGFELEVAIGKEIDQHLRAIVDLANARDATGQPLFGGHVIERPPFEPIESKIKGLQGLELKNQYVGVEYRGDIGEQLREIEKGEYIPITIPGNKVFWGTNVSVTSKVDNSAFQATSDQKFKIDGVEIHISVGDTIDDVIDKINNAPLEVKASKLAQDNISISSTAPHQIWLEDVDGGTVLRDIGLIEPSASEPPNNFSKSATVTGLSVFDVLIQLRNDLIQKDQERIGGRDLGDLDLALENILRHRATIGARMNRLEQHEERVSYDKMYMTELLAKNEGIDFPETIMNMKWLETIHSYALNVGSKIIKPTLMDFLR; encoded by the coding sequence ATCAGAATCACTAACATGATGCAAAACAATTCCTTGGTGCGGAACCTAAACCGTCACCAAGTGGCGATGGATGAAACCCAAACACAGCTGGGGACAGGATTAAAAATCCGAAAACCATCGGATGATCCTGGTGCGGCCACAAACCAAATGTACTTTCGTTCCCGCCTGAACGAACTTTCCCAATACGAAGAAAACATTGGGGATGGCTACCAAAGATTACAACAGGTAGATGGTGTTCTCGATAAAATGGGCGAAATTTTCCAACGAGTCCGTGTGTTAACCGTACAGGCGGGAAATGGTATCTACCAAGGGGATAAAGGTTTTGAACTTGAAGTTGCCATCGGAAAAGAGATCGACCAACATTTAAGAGCCATCGTCGACCTTGCAAACGCCCGTGATGCGACAGGACAACCATTGTTTGGTGGTCATGTGATCGAAAGGCCTCCTTTTGAGCCGATCGAATCAAAAATCAAAGGACTCCAAGGTTTAGAACTCAAAAACCAATACGTCGGTGTAGAATACCGCGGGGATATCGGGGAACAACTCCGTGAGATTGAAAAAGGGGAATACATCCCCATCACCATTCCTGGAAACAAAGTATTTTGGGGAACAAACGTGAGTGTGACTTCCAAAGTGGATAACTCTGCTTTCCAAGCCACTTCCGACCAAAAGTTCAAAATTGATGGAGTGGAAATCCATATCTCTGTCGGAGATACCATTGATGATGTGATTGATAAAATCAACAATGCTCCATTAGAAGTGAAAGCAAGTAAACTGGCCCAAGATAATATTTCGATCTCATCCACAGCACCACACCAAATTTGGTTAGAAGATGTGGATGGTGGAACTGTGTTACGTGACATCGGACTCATTGAACCGAGTGCCAGTGAACCACCTAACAATTTTTCCAAATCTGCAACAGTCACTGGACTTTCAGTTTTTGATGTTCTTATCCAACTTCGAAATGACCTCATTCAAAAAGACCAAGAAAGAATTGGTGGTCGTGATTTAGGAGATTTGGATTTAGCATTGGAAAACATTTTACGCCATCGTGCCACCATTGGTGCACGAATGAATCGGTTGGAACAACATGAAGAAAGAGTTTCCTACGATAAAATGTATATGACAGAGTTACTTGCAAAAAATGAAGGGATCGATTTTCCAGAAACCATCATGAATATGAAGTGGTTAGAAACGATTCATAGTTATGCGCTTAATGTTGGATCCAAAATCATCAAACCAACATTGATGGATTTTCTCAGGTAA